A single Planctomycetia bacterium DNA region contains:
- the mutY gene encoding A/G-specific adenine glycosylase codes for MPDARWKKAFTRKLRAWFDEAKRDLPWRRSRDPYRIWISEIMLQQTQVAAVIDYFNRFLAAFPTVAELAAAPEREVLRLWEGLGYYRRARQLHLAAQQIVGEHGGAFPRDPVAVRALPGIGRYTAGAVCSIAYDLPEPILEANTVRLLSRLSAYRDDPLAKAGQDHLWAWAGAIVPREEPGLFNQALMELGALVCTPREPRCVECPVAGLCAARKLGLEREIPQPKAKKEIEAVREAAVLVRQRNKVLLVERAAGERWGGLWDFPRYSVVAEQPENIRVGLQAEMLATLGIEVAVGERLHTLKHGVTRFRITLEAYAGEYVRGKLKPEGFAAARWVKPSELAEYPLNVTARKLTKLLDVKQQRLGFSE; via the coding sequence ATGCCCGACGCGCGCTGGAAGAAAGCGTTTACGCGCAAGCTGCGAGCGTGGTTCGACGAGGCGAAGCGCGATCTTCCCTGGCGCCGCTCGCGCGATCCCTACCGCATCTGGATCAGCGAGATCATGCTGCAGCAAACGCAAGTTGCAGCGGTCATCGATTATTTCAATCGCTTCCTGGCGGCCTTCCCGACGGTCGCCGAGTTGGCCGCCGCGCCGGAGCGCGAGGTGCTTAGGCTCTGGGAAGGGCTCGGCTATTATCGCCGCGCGCGGCAATTGCATCTCGCGGCACAGCAGATCGTCGGCGAGCACGGCGGCGCTTTTCCTCGCGATCCCGTCGCGGTGCGTGCGTTGCCGGGCATCGGACGCTACACGGCCGGCGCAGTCTGCTCGATCGCCTACGATCTGCCCGAGCCGATCTTGGAAGCGAACACGGTCCGGCTCTTAAGCCGGCTCTCGGCCTATCGCGACGACCCGCTCGCGAAAGCCGGCCAAGATCATCTTTGGGCCTGGGCCGGGGCGATCGTCCCTCGGGAAGAGCCCGGCCTCTTCAATCAAGCGCTGATGGAGCTCGGCGCGCTCGTCTGCACGCCGCGCGAACCGCGCTGCGTAGAGTGTCCCGTCGCGGGCCTTTGCGCTGCGCGCAAGCTCGGCCTGGAGCGCGAGATTCCGCAGCCGAAAGCGAAGAAGGAAATCGAAGCGGTGCGCGAAGCGGCGGTGCTGGTGCGGCAGCGCAACAAAGTGCTCCTCGTCGAACGAGCCGCCGGCGAACGTTGGGGAGGGCTCTGGGACTTCCCTCGCTATAGCGTCGTCGCGGAGCAGCCCGAGAACATTCGCGTAGGACTACAAGCCGAGATGCTCGCCACGCTCGGCATCGAAGTCGCCGTCGGCGAACGGCTGCATACGCTCAAACACGGCGTTACGCGCTTCCGCATCACGCTCGAAGCCTACGCCGGCGAATACGTCCGCGGCAAACTCAAGCCCGAGGGCTTCGCCGCGGCCCGCTGGGTAAAGCCGAGCGAACTCGCGGAATATCCGCTGAACGTGACCGCGAGAAAACTCACGAAGCTGCTGGATGTGAAACAGCAGCGCCTCGGTTTCAGCGAGTAA
- a CDS encoding Uma2 family endonuclease, whose translation MAIADITPAAPPEVALPTVPAAPVAQAVSSTGPTQRRFDVDEYYKMAEAGILSQLERVELIDGVIIEMNPIGNRHAECVDRLTELLVLAFTKKATTRIQGPVRLGRQSEPQPDCLIFKLRQKGAEAHPGPDEVLLAIEVSDTSLAYDRGLKAQLYAAAGILEYWLVDLHAETIEVRRKPNGAAYEELHTLRRGEPLHCLAFPEAAFEVAAILG comes from the coding sequence ATGGCTATCGCAGATATTACTCCCGCCGCTCCTCCCGAAGTCGCCTTACCGACCGTGCCGGCCGCACCTGTAGCGCAGGCCGTGTCTTCGACAGGCCCGACTCAGCGACGGTTTGATGTCGATGAGTATTACAAGATGGCGGAAGCCGGCATTCTCTCGCAACTCGAACGGGTCGAACTCATCGACGGAGTAATCATAGAGATGAACCCGATCGGGAATCGACATGCGGAATGCGTGGATCGACTGACCGAACTATTAGTTCTTGCCTTTACCAAGAAGGCGACGACTCGCATTCAAGGCCCGGTTCGATTGGGCCGTCAATCGGAGCCGCAACCGGATTGCCTGATCTTTAAGCTGAGACAAAAAGGGGCTGAAGCGCACCCGGGACCTGATGAGGTCTTACTGGCGATCGAGGTCTCCGATACATCGCTCGCTTACGACCGAGGCTTGAAGGCACAACTTTACGCCGCGGCAGGTATCCTGGAATATTGGCTTGTCGATTTACACGCGGAGACGATCGAAGTGCGCCGCAAGCCGAACGGCGCCGCTTACGAAGAGCTGCACACGCTCCGGCGCGGCGAGCCGCTGCATTGCCTGGCTTTTCCGGAAGCCGCGTTCGAAGTCGCCGCGATCTTGGGCTGA
- the trpC gene encoding indole-3-glycerol phosphate synthase TrpC, which translates to MATILDKITKVKRGEIAQAQAVRPLSEVERAAAAAPPPRDFFGALAAAGPIRLIAEVKKASPSKGVIRADFDPVAIARIYESHGATCLSVLTDEQFFQGSLDYLRAVRAAVALPVLRKDFILDPYQVYEARAAGADAVLLIAECLDDCGLRSLHRLIVELGMTPLVEFYEPANLSRVVEAGATLIGVNNRNLHTFEVDLEHSMRMHELVPDDCVFVSESGIAGRAEAERLQQAGIDAMLVGESLMRHADIGAAVDELLGRI; encoded by the coding sequence GTGGCGACGATTCTCGATAAGATCACGAAGGTGAAGCGAGGCGAGATCGCGCAGGCCCAAGCCGTGCGACCGCTGAGCGAAGTCGAGCGTGCGGCCGCCGCTGCTCCGCCGCCGCGCGACTTCTTCGGCGCGCTCGCCGCCGCAGGGCCGATTCGCTTGATCGCCGAAGTGAAGAAGGCGAGCCCTTCGAAGGGGGTGATCCGAGCCGACTTCGACCCGGTCGCCATTGCCCGCATCTACGAGAGTCATGGTGCCACGTGCTTAAGCGTGCTCACCGACGAGCAGTTCTTTCAAGGGAGCCTCGACTATCTGCGCGCCGTGCGCGCGGCCGTGGCGTTGCCGGTGTTGCGCAAGGATTTCATTCTTGATCCTTATCAGGTGTATGAAGCGCGCGCCGCGGGAGCCGACGCCGTGCTGCTGATCGCCGAGTGTCTCGACGATTGCGGCCTCCGCAGCCTGCATCGTTTGATCGTCGAGCTAGGGATGACGCCGCTCGTCGAGTTCTACGAGCCGGCGAACTTGTCGCGCGTCGTCGAAGCCGGTGCGACGCTCATCGGCGTGAACAACCGCAACCTGCACACCTTTGAGGTCGACCTCGAGCACTCGATGCGGATGCACGAACTGGTGCCCGACGATTGCGTATTCGTGAGCGAAAGCGGGATCGCGGGACGGGCCGAGGCCGAGCGCTTGCAGCAGGCGGGAATCGATGCGATGCTCGTCGGCGAAAGCTTGATGCGCCACGCGGATATCGGCGCGGCGGTGGATGAGTTGCTGGGGCGGATATAG
- the purH gene encoding bifunctional phosphoribosylaminoimidazolecarboxamide formyltransferase/IMP cyclohydrolase, which translates to MNPPIRRALLSVSDKSGLDTFARGLVSKGVELFSTGGTRKYLEGLGLAVRDVAEYTGFPEMMDGRVKTLHPKIHGGILCRHDHPEDMRLLKENGILTFELVVVNLYPFEATIARAGVTDEEAIENIDIGGPSLVRGAAKNHAFTTIVTAPDQYAEVLAEFLADGCTSFATRRKCAGRAYAQTGAYDTAIAAYFARETAGAAEGEKYPSRLSIGLRRVETLRYGENPHQTAALYAEAAPPSGTLVDAKKLSGKELSYNNLLDLDGALAVVRGLPLPAASVVKHNNPCGAAAAETLVEACKRALAGDPQSAFGGIIGFNRNVDAATAEVLCEPGLFIEAIAAPSFDPGAFELLTTKPKWKANVRLLATGPFAAAAEWTEYRRIAGGMLVQTADSLPDPEAEWKIVTKAQPTPEQLADLRFGWSVVRHVKSNAIVAAKEMMLLGAGAGQMSRVDSVQIALQKAGDRIAGAVIASDAFFPFPDSIQLLAEAGVKAVIQPGGSRNDPDVIAACDEHGLAMIFTGRRHFKH; encoded by the coding sequence ATGAATCCTCCCATTCGTCGGGCACTCCTCAGCGTCAGCGATAAGTCGGGCCTCGATACGTTCGCCCGCGGGCTCGTCTCCAAGGGGGTCGAGCTCTTCAGCACCGGCGGCACGCGCAAGTATCTCGAAGGGCTCGGGCTCGCCGTGCGCGACGTCGCCGAATACACCGGCTTTCCGGAAATGATGGACGGCCGCGTGAAGACGCTGCACCCGAAGATTCACGGCGGCATTCTTTGCCGCCACGACCATCCGGAAGACATGCGGCTGCTCAAGGAAAACGGCATCCTCACGTTCGAGCTGGTTGTCGTGAATCTGTATCCGTTCGAGGCGACGATTGCGCGAGCCGGTGTGACGGACGAAGAAGCGATCGAGAACATCGATATCGGCGGGCCGTCGCTGGTGCGCGGCGCCGCGAAGAACCACGCCTTCACGACGATCGTGACCGCGCCCGACCAATACGCGGAAGTCCTCGCCGAGTTTCTGGCCGACGGCTGCACGAGCTTCGCCACGCGTCGCAAATGCGCCGGCCGAGCCTATGCGCAAACCGGAGCCTACGACACGGCGATCGCCGCCTACTTCGCGCGCGAAACGGCCGGCGCTGCGGAAGGGGAGAAGTACCCGAGCCGGCTCTCGATCGGGCTGCGCCGCGTCGAGACGCTGCGCTACGGCGAGAACCCGCACCAAACCGCGGCCCTGTATGCCGAAGCGGCGCCACCGTCGGGCACGCTCGTCGATGCGAAGAAGCTGAGCGGCAAGGAACTGTCGTACAACAATCTGCTCGATCTCGATGGTGCGCTCGCCGTCGTACGAGGCTTGCCGCTGCCGGCCGCTTCGGTCGTGAAACACAACAACCCTTGTGGAGCGGCGGCGGCCGAGACGCTGGTGGAAGCTTGTAAGCGGGCGCTGGCCGGCGACCCGCAGAGTGCGTTCGGTGGCATCATCGGCTTCAATCGCAACGTCGATGCCGCGACGGCCGAAGTCCTCTGCGAGCCGGGCCTGTTCATCGAAGCGATCGCCGCGCCGAGTTTCGATCCCGGCGCGTTCGAGCTACTGACGACCAAGCCGAAGTGGAAGGCCAACGTCCGGCTCCTAGCGACGGGCCCTTTCGCCGCCGCCGCGGAGTGGACCGAATATCGACGGATCGCCGGCGGCATGCTCGTGCAAACGGCCGACTCGCTGCCGGATCCGGAAGCGGAATGGAAGATCGTGACGAAGGCTCAGCCGACGCCGGAACAACTGGCCGATCTCCGGTTCGGTTGGTCGGTCGTGCGGCATGTGAAATCGAACGCGATCGTCGCCGCGAAGGAGATGATGCTGCTCGGAGCCGGGGCGGGGCAGATGAGCCGGGTCGACTCCGTGCAGATCGCGCTGCAAAAAGCCGGTGACCGAATCGCAGGGGCCGTGATCGCGAGCGACGCGTTCTTCCCGTTTCCCGACTCGATTCAACTGCTGGCCGAAGCCGGTGTGAAGGCCGTGATTCAGCCGGGGGGCTCGCGCAACGACCCGGATGTGATCGCCGCTTGCGACGAGCACGGACTGGCGATGATCTTCACCGGCCGACGACACTTCAAGCACTAG
- a CDS encoding PQQ-binding-like beta-propeller repeat protein: MPISNRLIPGFCAAMAMLFAAQVGRAQNAGELISSTAAHQVGLERMWSTALRVDPARGRVQSIRFHANLVLAQTSLGIVQAIDAETGRTYWSTEVGSANLETTPPGINDKYVSVTNGSTLYVLARPTGAILFQQRLGGAPSAGSATSDHDALVPLSNGILEAYKLDRTRPVDQIPQRYSGTGAATTAPIIVGNRALWSSHQGYIYSREIAKTILQFRFSLDDKVDAAPAFLSPFVYGASRGGRVYAVDDARGVEVWQFPTENSISEPIITIDGKLLVITEAAQMFRLDPRVGTQIWFAPNVSKFLSASAGRLYVLDPQGRVNVLDAASGSRLAVLSSRGTFDVPTVNMETDRIYLCDSTGLIQCLRELQQVQPLRHVRGYAIPPVKKPGEAPAAEGAAPAEGAAPAAPAAPGAAANPFGS; this comes from the coding sequence ATGCCGATTTCGAATCGCTTGATTCCAGGTTTCTGCGCCGCTATGGCGATGTTGTTTGCCGCACAAGTCGGCCGAGCCCAAAACGCGGGCGAGCTGATTTCGAGCACGGCGGCCCATCAAGTCGGCTTGGAGCGCATGTGGTCGACGGCCTTGCGCGTCGATCCGGCTCGCGGCCGAGTGCAGAGCATTCGCTTTCACGCGAACTTGGTCTTAGCGCAAACGAGCCTCGGCATCGTGCAGGCGATCGATGCCGAAACCGGGCGCACCTATTGGTCGACGGAAGTCGGCAGCGCGAACCTCGAGACGACCCCGCCGGGCATCAACGATAAGTATGTGTCCGTCACGAACGGCTCGACGTTGTACGTCTTGGCCCGCCCGACCGGAGCCATTCTTTTTCAACAGCGGCTCGGCGGAGCTCCCAGCGCGGGCTCGGCTACCAGCGATCACGACGCCCTCGTGCCGCTAAGCAACGGCATCCTCGAGGCTTACAAGCTCGACCGCACCCGGCCCGTCGATCAGATTCCGCAGCGCTATAGCGGCACCGGGGCTGCCACCACGGCGCCGATCATCGTCGGCAACCGCGCCTTGTGGTCGTCGCACCAAGGTTACATCTACTCGCGCGAGATCGCGAAAACGATTCTGCAATTCCGCTTTAGCCTCGACGATAAGGTCGACGCGGCGCCGGCCTTTCTTTCGCCGTTCGTCTACGGGGCTTCGCGCGGCGGTCGGGTCTACGCCGTCGACGATGCCCGCGGAGTCGAAGTGTGGCAGTTCCCCACCGAGAATTCGATCTCGGAGCCGATCATCACGATCGACGGCAAATTGCTCGTCATCACCGAGGCGGCGCAGATGTTCCGGCTCGATCCGCGCGTCGGAACGCAAATCTGGTTTGCCCCGAACGTGTCGAAGTTTCTATCTGCCAGTGCCGGCCGGCTCTATGTGCTCGATCCGCAAGGGCGCGTGAACGTGCTCGACGCCGCTTCCGGTTCGCGCTTGGCCGTGCTCAGCAGTCGCGGCACGTTCGACGTGCCGACCGTGAACATGGAGACCGACCGCATCTATCTGTGCGACTCGACCGGCTTGATTCAGTGCCTGCGCGAGTTGCAACAAGTGCAGCCGCTCCGGCACGTGCGGGGCTATGCGATTCCGCCGGTGAAAAAGCCGGGGGAAGCCCCGGCCGCCGAAGGGGCTGCGCCGGCCGAGGGTGCCGCACCCGCCGCGCCTGCCGCGCCGGGCGCTGCGGCGAATCCGTTCGGGTCGTAA
- a CDS encoding aminotransferase class IV yields MSQRVVYFNGRIVPESEAKVSIFDSALQLGDMAFEVTRTYRGEPYRLSDHLRRLWNSMTALGIEPGLSPDALERITLDLLAQNRATETADVDWNIIHDVSRGPASAFRSAFAPADRRPTVVVACFPLAEKMAALAPAYETGVELVVPAQRSLPRELFDPAVKCRSRAHYQLANLQAEALRPGSTAVLLDPDGFITEGTSGNVFFVQAGKLSTPTARNILPGITRGVVLGLAARLGIEANEADITPAEALAADEVFVTSTSIGVLHARSFAGRTIGTGRIGPTTLRLRDALTTEVGLDFAAQARAYAAKYAPPART; encoded by the coding sequence GTGTCGCAGCGAGTTGTCTACTTCAACGGCCGCATCGTGCCCGAGAGCGAAGCGAAGGTTTCGATCTTCGACTCGGCGCTGCAACTCGGCGACATGGCGTTCGAGGTGACGCGCACCTACCGCGGCGAGCCGTATCGCCTCAGCGACCATCTGCGCCGGCTCTGGAACAGCATGACCGCGCTCGGCATCGAGCCGGGCCTCTCCCCCGACGCGCTTGAGCGAATCACGCTCGACCTCTTGGCGCAAAACCGTGCGACGGAAACCGCGGACGTCGATTGGAACATCATCCACGACGTTTCGCGCGGCCCTGCTTCGGCGTTTCGCAGCGCGTTCGCCCCGGCAGACCGGAGGCCGACGGTCGTCGTCGCTTGCTTTCCGTTGGCCGAGAAGATGGCTGCCCTCGCGCCGGCTTACGAGACCGGCGTCGAGTTGGTCGTTCCGGCGCAGCGCTCGCTGCCGCGCGAGCTGTTCGACCCGGCCGTGAAGTGCCGTAGTCGGGCCCATTATCAGCTCGCGAATCTCCAGGCCGAAGCATTGCGCCCCGGCTCGACCGCCGTGCTGCTCGATCCAGATGGGTTCATCACAGAAGGAACTTCGGGCAACGTTTTCTTCGTCCAAGCCGGCAAGCTTTCGACGCCGACGGCCCGCAACATCTTGCCGGGCATCACGCGCGGCGTCGTGCTCGGGCTCGCCGCGCGGCTCGGCATCGAGGCGAACGAAGCGGACATCACGCCGGCCGAGGCGCTCGCGGCCGATGAGGTCTTCGTCACATCGACGAGCATCGGCGTGCTGCATGCCCGCTCGTTCGCAGGACGCACGATCGGCACGGGCCGGATCGGCCCGACGACGCTCCGATTGCGCGACGCGCTGACGACGGAAGTCGGCCTCGATTTCGCCGCGCAGGCTCGCGCCTATGCGGCGAAATACGCGCCGCCGGCGCGAACCTAG
- the ilvN gene encoding acetolactate synthase small subunit: MRHVLSAVVQNLPGVLAHISGMLASRGYNIDSLAVGATENPAFSRMTFVVVGDDHVLEQVRKQLTKIVTVVHVDDISSKDFVERDLMLIKVSSEPGTQRAAVKELTDIFRGRIVDVGAAEVMIEISGQERKIEAFIELMRPYGIKEMVRTGRIAMVRCAKPADVAK, encoded by the coding sequence ATGCGTCACGTGCTCTCGGCAGTCGTACAGAACCTCCCCGGCGTGCTGGCCCACATCTCGGGCATGCTCGCCTCGCGCGGTTACAACATCGACAGCCTCGCCGTCGGTGCGACGGAGAACCCCGCGTTCTCGCGCATGACGTTCGTCGTCGTCGGCGACGACCATGTCTTGGAACAGGTCCGGAAGCAGCTCACGAAGATCGTCACGGTCGTGCATGTCGACGACATCAGCTCGAAGGATTTCGTCGAGCGCGATCTGATGTTGATCAAGGTCTCGAGCGAGCCCGGCACGCAACGGGCCGCGGTGAAGGAACTAACCGACATCTTCCGCGGCCGGATCGTCGACGTCGGCGCAGCGGAAGTCATGATCGAGATCTCGGGCCAAGAACGGAAGATCGAGGCCTTTATCGAACTCATGCGTCCGTACGGAATCAAGGAAATGGTCCGCACCGGCCGCATCGCGATGGTTCGCTGTGCGAAACCTGCCGACGTCGCTAAATAA
- the ilvC gene encoding ketol-acid reductoisomerase, translating into MAATIFYDKDADLAALKNKTIAIIGYGSQGHAQAQNLRDSGLNVIIGQRPGSPNYDLAVSHGFKPVSAAEATKAADVVNILLPDEVQGDVYRNDIKPNLKKGAILMCSHGFNIHFGQVEPPAGHDALLVAPKGPGHLVRSEFEAGGGVPCLIALSAGASEETRRIGLAYAKGLGGTRGGVIETTFAEETETDLFGEQVVLCGGVSALVKAGYETLVEAGYQPEMAYFECMHELKLIVDLFYQGGLNYMRYSISNTAEYGDYTRGPRIVTEETKKEMKKILHEIQSGQFARDWLLENKANAPAFKATRRRERNHPIEVVGKQLRRLMSWIKAKEV; encoded by the coding sequence ATGGCCGCTACGATTTTTTACGACAAAGACGCCGATCTCGCCGCGCTGAAGAACAAGACCATCGCCATCATCGGCTACGGTTCGCAAGGTCATGCCCAGGCCCAAAACCTGCGCGATTCCGGCCTGAACGTCATCATCGGCCAACGTCCGGGAAGCCCGAACTACGATCTCGCGGTGAGCCACGGCTTCAAGCCGGTTTCGGCCGCCGAAGCGACGAAGGCCGCCGACGTCGTCAACATCTTGCTCCCCGATGAAGTGCAAGGAGACGTGTATCGCAACGACATCAAGCCGAACCTGAAAAAGGGCGCGATCTTGATGTGTTCGCACGGCTTCAACATCCACTTCGGCCAAGTCGAGCCGCCGGCCGGGCACGACGCCTTGCTCGTCGCTCCGAAGGGCCCCGGCCACTTGGTGCGCAGCGAGTTTGAAGCCGGCGGCGGTGTGCCGTGCCTCATCGCTTTGAGCGCCGGCGCGAGTGAAGAAACGCGCCGCATCGGCTTGGCCTACGCCAAGGGACTCGGCGGCACGCGCGGCGGCGTGATCGAAACCACGTTCGCCGAAGAGACCGAAACCGATTTGTTCGGCGAGCAGGTCGTGCTTTGCGGCGGCGTCAGCGCGCTGGTGAAGGCGGGCTACGAGACGCTCGTCGAAGCCGGCTACCAACCGGAAATGGCCTACTTCGAGTGCATGCACGAATTGAAGCTGATCGTCGACTTGTTCTACCAAGGCGGCTTGAACTACATGCGTTACAGCATCTCGAACACGGCCGAATACGGCGACTACACGCGCGGCCCGCGGATCGTCACGGAAGAGACCAAGAAGGAAATGAAGAAGATCCTGCACGAGATCCAAAGCGGCCAATTCGCTCGGGATTGGCTCTTGGAGAACAAGGCCAACGCCCCGGCGTTCAAAGCCACGCGCCGCCGCGAGCGCAACCACCCGATCGAAGTCGTCGGCAAGCAACTGCGCCGCCTGATGAGCTGGATCAAGGCGAAGGAAGTTTAA
- a CDS encoding radical SAM protein — translation MDRTSAEAAPATPLFTSHSRSFETNRFVYPVVSRRSGGVSIGVNLNPDKVCNFDCIYCQVDRVSAAETKFVDMAQLTGELDHMLEIVLSGELFAHGKFAATPPQLRRLNDIAFSGDGEPTTYRNFDEIIAACAEVKRKHACEAVKMVLITNASMLHRPTVAQGLAILDANNGEIWAKLEAGTEEYYKLVERTVIPFRQVLDNITAAARARPLVIQALFMRIAGDAPSAVELAAFCDRLNEIGAAGGKLKLVQIYTVARRPAESFVAPLDDAEVDAIVKLVAERTGLTVQAFYGAVAGG, via the coding sequence ATCGATCGCACTTCGGCGGAAGCCGCGCCGGCCACGCCGCTCTTCACTTCGCACTCGCGTTCGTTCGAGACGAATCGCTTCGTCTATCCCGTCGTCAGCCGGCGCTCGGGAGGCGTTTCGATCGGCGTGAATCTGAATCCCGACAAAGTTTGCAACTTCGATTGCATCTACTGTCAGGTCGATCGGGTGAGCGCGGCGGAAACGAAGTTCGTCGACATGGCGCAGCTCACCGGCGAACTCGACCACATGCTTGAGATCGTCTTAAGCGGCGAACTGTTCGCGCACGGCAAGTTCGCCGCCACGCCGCCGCAGCTTCGCCGCTTAAACGACATCGCCTTCTCCGGCGACGGCGAGCCGACCACGTATCGCAATTTTGACGAGATCATCGCCGCCTGCGCCGAAGTGAAGCGGAAGCATGCGTGCGAGGCCGTGAAAATGGTGCTCATCACCAACGCGAGCATGCTCCATCGTCCGACCGTTGCGCAAGGGCTTGCGATTCTCGACGCGAACAACGGCGAGATTTGGGCGAAGCTCGAAGCCGGCACCGAGGAGTATTACAAGCTCGTCGAACGAACCGTGATTCCGTTTCGCCAAGTGCTCGACAACATCACGGCCGCGGCGCGCGCCAGGCCGCTGGTGATTCAAGCCCTCTTCATGCGCATCGCCGGCGATGCGCCGAGCGCGGTGGAGCTCGCAGCGTTTTGCGATCGATTGAACGAGATCGGCGCAGCCGGCGGAAAGCTCAAGCTGGTGCAGATCTACACCGTAGCCCGACGCCCGGCCGAGAGCTTCGTCGCGCCGCTCGACGATGCCGAGGTCGACGCGATCGTGAAGCTCGTCGCCGAGCGAACCGGGCTGACCGTGCAAGCGTTTTACGGCGCAGTCGCCGGCGGTTAA
- a CDS encoding D-aminoacylase — protein sequence MYDLVIRGGTVVDGSGRQRYEADVAIRGDRIAVVGKLDPDDALNVLDARGLVVAPGFIDVHNHSDGWLLRQPNFASKTLQGVTTEVLMSDGISYAPTSAELRREWIYYLRSLNGLQQADDRGWRTLEDYYSQFEGRTAQNVVAQIPYANLRVLASGWNARTLDDRQLRAMRAMVEEGMAAGAVGVSTGLDYVNQCHASTEELVEVIEAAAPFGGIYVTHIRYKRGLIPALCEAVAIAQRANVKLHVSHLKADTPEEIDAVLGCIDSVAVNVVDFSFDVYPYLPGSTMLNSLLPYEAWDDGPLGVVRKLGQPAIRERFAFDLATVYRPQLERIRIAWVPSKANACHQGSSLAEYIAAVGKSPVDALCDLLIEEGLAVLCVFHRGDDALVEPFLKHEKFMVGSDGIFQPDGPVHPRQFGSFPRLIGPLVRDRRWFTLEEAVRKATSIPAARFGLIDRGTVCVGAFADLVLFDPATVADRATFDEPRQTPIGIAHVFVAGRPIVAEGKPLDLAPDWPGRWLKYKH from the coding sequence ATGTACGATCTCGTGATTCGCGGCGGAACCGTCGTCGATGGTTCCGGCCGGCAGCGCTACGAGGCCGATGTCGCGATCCGCGGCGATCGGATCGCCGTGGTCGGCAAGCTCGATCCGGACGACGCCCTGAACGTGCTCGACGCCCGCGGGCTCGTCGTCGCTCCCGGCTTCATCGACGTCCACAACCACAGCGACGGCTGGCTGCTGCGTCAGCCGAATTTCGCGAGCAAGACGCTGCAAGGGGTGACGACCGAAGTCTTGATGTCGGACGGCATCTCTTATGCCCCGACTTCGGCGGAGCTCCGCCGCGAGTGGATCTACTACCTCCGCTCTCTCAACGGCTTGCAACAAGCCGACGACCGTGGCTGGCGAACGCTCGAAGACTACTATTCTCAGTTCGAGGGCCGCACGGCGCAAAACGTCGTTGCGCAGATTCCGTACGCGAATCTGCGTGTGCTCGCCTCCGGTTGGAACGCGCGCACGCTCGATGACCGTCAGCTTCGTGCGATGCGCGCCATGGTTGAAGAAGGAATGGCGGCCGGAGCCGTCGGCGTGTCGACCGGTCTCGATTACGTGAACCAGTGTCACGCCTCGACCGAGGAGTTGGTGGAAGTCATCGAGGCCGCTGCGCCGTTCGGCGGAATCTACGTGACGCACATTCGCTACAAACGTGGACTCATCCCGGCGTTGTGTGAAGCGGTAGCAATTGCGCAGCGAGCTAATGTAAAATTGCACGTCTCGCACCTGAAGGCCGACACTCCGGAAGAGATCGACGCCGTCTTGGGCTGCATCGACTCGGTGGCGGTGAACGTGGTCGACTTCTCGTTCGACGTCTATCCGTATCTCCCTGGCTCGACGATGCTCAACTCCCTGCTGCCCTACGAAGCATGGGACGACGGGCCGCTCGGCGTGGTTCGAAAACTGGGCCAGCCGGCGATCCGCGAACGCTTCGCTTTCGACTTAGCAACCGTTTATCGCCCGCAACTCGAACGCATCCGCATCGCCTGGGTGCCGAGCAAGGCGAATGCCTGCCATCAAGGGAGCTCGCTGGCTGAATACATTGCCGCGGTGGGCAAGTCGCCGGTCGATGCGCTGTGCGACTTGCTGATCGAAGAGGGGCTCGCAGTGCTCTGCGTGTTTCATCGCGGCGACGATGCGCTCGTCGAGCCGTTCTTGAAACACGAAAAGTTCATGGTCGGCAGCGACGGCATTTTCCAGCCCGACGGGCCGGTCCACCCGCGCCAGTTCGGCAGCTTTCCGCGTCTCATCGGCCCGCTTGTGCGCGACCGCCGTTGGTTCACGCTCGAAGAGGCGGTGCGGAAAGCGACGAGCATCCCGGCCGCGCGGTTCGGGCTGATCGATCGAGGCACGGTCTGCGTCGGAGCGTTCGCCGATCTCGTGCTGTTCGATCCCGCGACCGTCGCCGATCGGGCCACGTTCGACGAGCCGCGGCAAACGCCGATCGGCATCGCGCATGTGTTCGTCGCGGGGCGCCCGATCGTGGCCGAAGGGAAACCGCTGGACCTCGCACCCGACTGGCCGGGCCGCTGGTTGAAGTACAAGCATTAA